A genomic segment from Luteibacter aegosomatis encodes:
- a CDS encoding MgtC/SapB family protein, whose product MIPQDAIGLGVALGIGLLIGLERERAKRPGTTRAAAGVRTFSLLGLTGATATLIGPEGIYVAGFFAAMTAAARYRATSRGDPGMTTEAAMLATLLLGMLAIRSPALAGGAGVVVATVLANRRRLHRLSRQWLSERELHDLLTLAAAAFVVMPLLPDRAIDPWGAIHPRSLWMLVVIVMAIGSFGYISLRAFGMRFGMAVAGLAGGFASSTATVALMGERARATPRMTASAASAALMSNIATIVQLAVVTGTLSRPLLSQLALPLLAAGTVAVIAALAVSWNVLRARDATPMPGEDRPFELGTALRFAALLGLVLWVTAVARATWGEASVPWMAAISGAVDVHAAAASVAQSVAAGRMPAADAATAVVTALAANSLLKCVFAAWRGGLAFALRVVPGIVAIVAAFAVVAWSMPWSRWQ is encoded by the coding sequence ATGATTCCCCAGGATGCCATCGGACTCGGCGTCGCCCTCGGCATCGGCCTGCTGATCGGGCTGGAACGCGAACGTGCCAAGCGCCCCGGAACGACGCGGGCGGCGGCCGGGGTGAGGACGTTTTCGTTGCTCGGACTGACGGGTGCCACCGCGACGCTCATCGGTCCGGAAGGGATCTACGTCGCCGGCTTCTTCGCCGCGATGACGGCCGCGGCACGGTATCGCGCCACCTCGCGCGGCGACCCCGGCATGACGACGGAAGCGGCCATGCTCGCCACGTTGCTGCTCGGCATGCTCGCCATCCGCTCGCCGGCACTGGCAGGCGGCGCCGGCGTCGTCGTGGCCACGGTGCTGGCCAATCGTCGGCGCCTTCATCGACTGTCACGGCAATGGCTGTCGGAGCGTGAATTGCACGACCTTTTGACGCTCGCCGCCGCGGCGTTCGTCGTCATGCCGTTGCTGCCCGATCGCGCGATCGATCCGTGGGGTGCGATCCATCCGCGCAGCCTCTGGATGCTCGTGGTGATCGTCATGGCGATCGGCTCGTTCGGCTACATCTCGCTTCGCGCCTTCGGCATGCGTTTCGGCATGGCCGTGGCCGGATTGGCCGGCGGCTTCGCGTCAAGTACCGCCACGGTGGCCCTCATGGGCGAGCGCGCCCGCGCAACGCCGCGCATGACGGCGAGCGCGGCCAGCGCGGCTCTCATGTCCAACATCGCCACGATCGTCCAGCTGGCCGTGGTCACGGGAACGCTCTCCCGTCCGTTGCTATCGCAACTGGCCCTGCCCCTGCTCGCCGCCGGCACGGTCGCCGTGATCGCGGCGCTGGCGGTCAGCTGGAACGTGCTGCGCGCCAGGGACGCGACGCCGATGCCGGGCGAAGACCGCCCTTTCGAGCTGGGCACCGCGCTGCGTTTCGCCGCGCTGCTGGGCCTCGTGCTGTGGGTGACCGCCGTCGCCCGCGCCACATGGGGTGAGGCGAGCGTTCCGTGGATGGCGGCCATCTCCGGGGCCGTCGACGTCCACGCCGCCGCCGCGTCGGTGGCACAATCGGTCGCCGCCGGGCGCATGCCAGCGGCCGACGCGGCGACGGCCGTCGTCACCGCGCTGGCCGCCAACTCGCTTTTGAAATGCGTGTTCGCCGCATGGCGTGGGGGCCTGGCCTTCGCGCTTCGCGTGGTGCCGGGCATCGTGGCGATCGTGGCGGCATTCGCCGTGGTGGCCTGGTCGATGCCATGGAGTCGCTGGCAGTGA
- a CDS encoding universal stress protein — MLVATDGWPSSAPVIATGVALARALDAPATIVHSMIAWKRWGLLRSLFPAADVPANPERLARAEDCLNRARIVALYAGVPFETRLAFGPDPVRAVLDAAHDTDAGVLVLGADDTIDRLRPGHVIRRIVAGSRVPVLVVPRLRKRPVGADVFAQMRITISQRSR, encoded by the coding sequence GTGCTGGTCGCCACCGACGGCTGGCCGTCGTCGGCACCGGTCATCGCGACCGGCGTCGCCCTGGCGCGCGCGCTGGACGCGCCAGCGACCATCGTCCATTCCATGATCGCCTGGAAGCGATGGGGGCTGCTTCGATCCCTCTTTCCGGCGGCCGACGTGCCCGCCAATCCCGAACGGCTCGCCCGCGCGGAGGATTGCCTGAACCGGGCGCGCATCGTCGCCCTCTACGCGGGCGTGCCGTTCGAGACGCGGCTGGCCTTCGGCCCCGATCCGGTGAGGGCCGTGCTGGACGCCGCGCACGACACGGACGCCGGCGTCCTCGTGCTCGGTGCCGACGATACGATCGACCGGCTACGACCCGGCCATGTGATCCGCCGGATCGTGGCCGGGTCGAGGGTCCCGGTACTCGTCGTTCCCCGTCTTCGCAAGCGTCCGGTCGGCGCCGACGTCTTCGCTCAAATGCGAATCACTATCTCGCAAAGGAGTCGCTAA
- a CDS encoding universal stress protein: protein MDILVDIRASERDTTHVRVAFELAKRFDAHVTGLQIIDLDASLVVLPEPLLVLEDEENAARRKREWWMDTCRNRKVGGEWEVRRGSHRRALVRRASLADLVVGRLESMSVGMPLGTAMLARALMARVTPIVLVPDGAAITPMERILVAWNGSSVSLRAIRNALAFLRSARHVTILAGDRGSRSRKEADPWLRAWLERHAIVYTWVDMDDDDVPSQAMRTHAKQTHADAVVMGAWGRSRLRELALGGTTRQMLSHDDLSLILSA from the coding sequence ATGGACATCCTCGTGGACATCCGGGCGTCCGAACGGGATACCACGCACGTTCGCGTGGCCTTCGAACTGGCCAAGCGATTCGACGCCCATGTGACGGGACTGCAGATCATCGACCTGGATGCGAGCCTGGTCGTGCTGCCCGAGCCGCTGCTCGTGCTGGAGGATGAGGAGAACGCCGCCCGGCGCAAACGGGAATGGTGGATGGACACCTGCCGCAACAGGAAGGTCGGCGGCGAATGGGAAGTACGGCGTGGCTCGCATCGCCGCGCGCTGGTCCGGCGGGCGAGCCTCGCCGATCTCGTGGTGGGACGACTGGAATCGATGAGCGTGGGCATGCCCTTGGGCACCGCCATGCTGGCCCGGGCGCTGATGGCCCGGGTCACGCCCATCGTCCTGGTACCCGACGGTGCCGCGATCACGCCCATGGAGCGCATCCTCGTGGCCTGGAACGGATCGTCCGTTTCCCTGCGCGCCATCCGCAACGCGCTTGCCTTCCTGCGATCCGCCCGACACGTCACGATCCTGGCGGGCGATCGGGGCAGCCGCTCGCGCAAGGAAGCCGATCCGTGGCTTCGCGCCTGGCTGGAACGGCATGCCATCGTCTACACGTGGGTGGACATGGACGACGACGACGTGCCTTCGCAGGCCATGCGCACGCATGCAAAGCAGACGCACGCCGACGCGGTGGTCATGGGAGCCTGGGGGCGGTCGCGCCTGCGCGAACTCGCCCTGGGCGGTACCACGCGACAGATGCTGTCGCACGACGACCTGTCGCTCATCCTCTCGGCATGA
- a CDS encoding ammonium transporter, producing the protein MRSEPILALAQTMKLDSGDTAWMLTASMLVLLMTIPGLALFYGGMVRAKNLLSVLMQCFAITALVTVLWVVYGYSVAFDTTGMTAGTTNLHSFVGGFDHAMLAGLTPGSLYNTVPEAVFVMFQMTFAIITPALIVGAIAERMKFSALLLFTALWFTFAYLPVAHMVWAGPGSLLGDLGVIDFAGGTVVHINAGIAGLVGCLVIGKRRGYPHTPMPPHNLGYTLIGASMLWLGWFGFNAGSAVAANGSAAMAMLVTQIATAAAAIGWTAVEWLTHRRPSVLGIASGAVAGLVAVTPAAGTCGPGGALVIGFVSGVVCFFCATRLKRRLGYDDSLDVFGVHAVAGIIGALLTGPFATPSLGGFGTVDAAWLQLWIQFKGVAFTVVYSAVVSWLVLKALALTIGLRVDEEQEMVGLDLSLHEEKGYNLS; encoded by the coding sequence ATGCGCTCTGAACCCATCCTCGCCCTCGCCCAGACCATGAAGCTCGATTCGGGCGACACCGCCTGGATGCTCACCGCCAGCATGCTCGTGCTGCTGATGACCATTCCCGGCCTCGCCCTCTTCTACGGCGGCATGGTGCGCGCGAAAAACCTCCTGTCGGTATTGATGCAGTGCTTCGCCATCACGGCGCTGGTGACCGTGCTGTGGGTGGTCTACGGCTATTCCGTCGCCTTCGACACCACGGGCATGACGGCGGGCACCACCAACCTGCATTCGTTCGTGGGCGGTTTCGACCACGCCATGCTCGCCGGACTGACGCCGGGCAGCCTGTACAACACCGTGCCCGAAGCGGTGTTCGTGATGTTCCAGATGACCTTCGCGATCATCACGCCGGCGCTCATCGTCGGCGCCATCGCCGAACGCATGAAGTTTTCCGCGCTGCTGCTGTTCACGGCGCTGTGGTTCACCTTCGCCTACCTGCCCGTGGCGCACATGGTGTGGGCCGGCCCGGGTTCGCTGCTCGGCGACCTGGGCGTGATCGATTTCGCCGGCGGCACCGTGGTGCACATCAACGCGGGCATCGCCGGCCTCGTCGGCTGCCTCGTCATCGGCAAGCGTCGCGGCTATCCGCACACGCCCATGCCGCCGCACAACCTCGGTTACACGTTGATCGGCGCGAGCATGCTCTGGCTGGGCTGGTTCGGTTTCAACGCCGGCTCGGCCGTGGCGGCGAACGGCAGCGCGGCGATGGCGATGCTGGTGACGCAGATCGCCACGGCCGCCGCCGCGATCGGCTGGACGGCCGTGGAATGGCTGACGCATCGGCGGCCGAGCGTGCTCGGCATCGCCTCGGGTGCCGTGGCCGGCCTGGTCGCCGTCACCCCCGCGGCGGGAACCTGCGGGCCCGGCGGCGCGCTGGTGATCGGGTTCGTGTCCGGGGTGGTGTGCTTCTTCTGCGCCACCCGGCTGAAGCGACGCCTCGGGTACGACGACTCGTTGGACGTGTTCGGCGTGCACGCCGTCGCGGGCATCATCGGCGCGCTGCTCACCGGGCCGTTCGCCACCCCGTCGCTGGGCGGATTCGGCACCGTCGACGCCGCGTGGCTGCAGCTGTGGATCCAGTTCAAGGGCGTGGCCTTTACCGTCGTCTACAGCGCGGTGGTGAGCTGGCTGGTGCTCAAGGCGCTCGCGCTGACGATCGGCCTGCGCGTCGACGAAGAGCAGGAGATGGTGGGACTGGACCTGTCGCTGCACGAGGAGAAGGGCTACAACCTCTCCTAG
- a CDS encoding P-II family nitrogen regulator, with product MKWIHAIIKPFTLDDVREALAEVGVQGMTVTEVKGFGRQHGHTELYRGAEYVVDFLPKLKIEIAVTDDRAEAAIEAIMGAARTGKIGDGKIFVTDLERAIRIRTQEEDADAL from the coding sequence ATGAAGTGGATCCACGCGATCATCAAGCCGTTTACGCTGGACGACGTGCGCGAAGCCCTTGCCGAAGTGGGCGTGCAAGGCATGACGGTCACCGAGGTCAAGGGCTTCGGCCGCCAGCACGGGCATACCGAGCTCTATCGCGGCGCGGAATACGTGGTCGATTTCCTGCCCAAGCTCAAGATCGAGATCGCCGTGACCGACGACCGCGCCGAGGCGGCCATCGAGGCCATCATGGGCGCGGCGCGCACCGGCAAGATCGGCGACGGCAAGATCTTCGTCACCGACCTGGAGCGGGCCATCCGCATCCGCACGCAGGAGGAAGATGCCGATGCGCTCTGA
- a CDS encoding carboxymuconolactone decarboxylase family protein codes for MTQRLDYAQATPDGVKALGGVYGHILKCGLDPVLVDLVYLRVSQINGCAYCLDMHTRDLIKHGVPIEKIALLQAWDEAGPLFSEREKAALAWSETVTRVADTGIPDADFARARAVFDAKELADLTIAIGLMNLYNRLAIGFRNTPKAVLDVQGRMTGEPLQDLAS; via the coding sequence ATGACACAGCGACTCGATTACGCCCAAGCCACGCCCGACGGCGTGAAGGCGCTGGGCGGCGTCTACGGCCACATCCTCAAATGCGGGCTGGATCCCGTGCTGGTCGACCTCGTCTACCTGCGCGTGAGCCAGATCAACGGCTGCGCCTACTGCCTGGATATGCATACGCGCGACCTGATCAAGCATGGCGTACCCATCGAGAAGATCGCCCTCCTGCAAGCGTGGGATGAAGCGGGCCCGCTCTTCAGCGAGCGCGAGAAGGCGGCCCTCGCCTGGTCCGAGACCGTGACGCGCGTTGCCGATACCGGCATCCCCGACGCGGATTTCGCCCGGGCACGCGCGGTCTTCGACGCGAAGGAGCTGGCCGACCTGACGATCGCCATCGGCCTGATGAACCTCTACAACCGCCTCGCCATCGGTTTCCGCAACACGCCCAAGGCGGTACTCGACGTCCAAGGCCGCATGACCGGAGAACCCTTGCAGGACCTCGCGTCATAA
- a CDS encoding cupin domain-containing protein: protein MRYRYLACLFAALALPSAIATASTVRETVNVNFSHELPNVPGKKLMAVEVVYPPGAASLPHHHAGSAFIYAYVVSGGIVSEVDGGGEKTYTAGQSFYEAPGSHHQVSRNVSTTEPAKLLAVFVVDGTDTHLTTPDK, encoded by the coding sequence ATGAGATACCGATACCTCGCTTGCCTCTTCGCCGCCCTCGCCCTTCCCTCCGCCATCGCGACCGCTTCGACCGTCCGCGAGACGGTCAACGTGAATTTCTCCCACGAGTTGCCGAACGTGCCCGGCAAGAAACTCATGGCGGTGGAGGTCGTGTATCCGCCCGGTGCCGCCTCCTTGCCCCACCACCACGCAGGCTCGGCCTTCATCTATGCCTATGTCGTCTCCGGCGGCATCGTCAGCGAGGTCGACGGCGGCGGCGAGAAAACCTACACCGCCGGCCAGAGCTTCTACGAGGCACCCGGCTCCCACCACCAGGTGAGCCGCAACGTCAGCACCACCGAGCCGGCGAAGCTGCTGGCCGTGTTCGTCGTCGACGGCACCGACACCCACCTCACCACTCCCGACAAATAA